Within Fusobacterium gonidiaformans ATCC 25563, the genomic segment AGGAAACCAAATTAGTTTGTCAGAGCATGATAGAATGTTATTCATTGGAAAGAAAAATTTAGTAGCAGTTTATGAAGATAAGCTGGCTGTGGATATTCCTTTTGAAATACATACCAATAAGGAAATGACATTTGGAGATTTAGTAAAGAAAAAAGAATATGAAGAAGTGTTAAGAAAAGTCAATGATATTCTTCCTGAGAAAATTGAAAAATATGCAGTTGTAAAATATGGAGAAATTGACTATAAGGTGAAGAATGCAAAAAAATTACCGGAAACTACCATTGATGAATCTCGTTATGCTTTGGCATCTAGTATTTACAGTATGTTTGATGAATTGTATCGAGAAGCAAATACTGCTGATGTCTTAAATCAAAATATTATTGTAGATGTTTTGAATGCCAATGGAAGAGGAGGATATGCTCGTAAAACAGGAGAGTTACTGACTCAAAATTTATCGATGAAGTATAATGCGGCTAACTATGAAAAAAATCAGGAAGAAAGTTATATTATCTTAAATGATATTTCTATGGATAAGGCAAGAGATATTGTGATGACCTTACCAGAAAAGTATTTTAAAATCCAAGCAAAGCCTGTTGTTCCTACTTTAGCGAATGTCGTTATTGTATTGGGAAAAGAACAAAATCTACCTTTTGCTATTTCCATCGAAGGGTCAGAAGCGAATATTAAAAAAGCAGCAGCTAATTTGAAAAAAGCAGGATATAAGACAATAAAGACAAGTACAAAATCAGGAAATGAGAAATCATTCATTGAATATCGAAAAGAAGATTATTTTATCGCCTATAAAATAGCAAAAATGCTAGATATTCAAGATATGGTAGAAAAAGATTCCTTATCTGATAAAGTTGATATTCATCTACAATAAAGAGGAGTTAAGGAGTATGTGGATATATCTATTATCTTTTTTAGGAATATTTTTAGAGAATAGTTTTTTCTTTTCAGGAGAAAAAGTGTTTTTTTTCTCCATTCCCTTCTTTTCTTATGTTTTATTGAAAAAAAGAGGAAACTCTTTGATTCCTCTTTTACTGACAATATTATTGGTATCTTTACAGGGAAATAGTTATTTTTCATTTTTTTTATATTTTCTATGCTATGGAGTTGTCTTTTATTTTGCATTTCGGAATATGGAATATAATCAAGGGACAGTTTTTTACTTAACTATAATTGAATTAGGATTTTATAGTATTTTACAAAATTATCATTGGAATTTTTTATGTTTTATGATACATGCTTTCTGTTTTTTAGGTTTAAATTATTACTATTTAAAGAAATGTTATAAGGATTAAAGATGAGAAGAAAAAAAAGTGACTTTTTCTTAGGTGTGGAAAATAATAGTCGTGGAAAGATATATTTGGGAGTAATTGTACTTTTTTTCTTCATCCTTTTAGTGAGAATGTTTTACTTACAAGTATTACAAGGAAAAGAGTATCGATATTTATCAGAAAAAAATCAATTCAAATTAAAAAAAATTACTTCTCCTAGAGGACAAATTTTTGATAGTACTGGGAAGTTGATTGTTACTAACGGAGTTGGTTATCGGCTGGTCTATTTACGAGAGAGAAACAATGAAGAAGAGTACGTCAATGCTATTGCAGATTTGACAGGATATGAAAAAGAATATATTTTAAAAAGAATTAAATATGGAGAAATTTTCCCTTATACTCGAGAAAATGTTTTGATTGAAGATTTGGAAGAAGAAAAAGCCTATAAATTGATGGAAAAAATAGTGGACTATCCTTATTTGGAAGTACAGGCTTATTCAAAACGAAAATATTTATATGATTCTGTGGCTGCTCACAGTATTGGTTATGTAAAAAAGATTTCGAAGAAGGAATATGAATTATTGAAGGAACAAGGCTATACTCCTCGAGATGTGGTTGGAAAAGAAGGCTTAGAAAAACAATATGATAGAGAATTAAAGGGTGAAGATGGATATGAATATATTGAAGTCAATGCTTTTAATAAAATTCAACGTCAAATGGAGAGTAAAGAACCAATCCCTGGAAAAAATTTATATCTTTCTTTGAATATGGAATTGCAACAGTATATGGAAGAGCAGTATCGAGAAGAAGGAAGAGCAGGAGCTTTCATCGCTTTAGATGCAAAGACAGGAGAAATTATTACTCTTGTAAGTTACCCCACTTTTTCTTTAAATATGTTCAGTTCACAAATTAGTCAAACAGTTTGGAACGAAATTATGAATGATAAAAGAAGACCGTTAGGAAACAAAGCGGTAGCAGGGGAATATCCTCCAGGTTCTGTTTTTAAAGTCATTTCCGCTTTGGCATTTTTAGAAAGTGGTATTGATCCAAAGCAGAAGTATTTAGATGCAAATGGATATTATCAAATCGGAAAGTGGAAGTGGAGAGCTTGGAAGCGTGGAGGTCATGGACTGGTAGATATGAAAAAATCTCTTGTAGAATCTGCAAATCCTTACTACTATCGTTTAGCAGATCAAGTGGGATATAAACCAATTGCAGAGATGGCAAAACGATTTGGCTTAGGAAGTCTTACAGGGGTGGATATTCCTGGAGAAAAAATGGGAGCAATTCCAACTCCGGAATGGAAAAAGAAAAAAATAAAAGCCTCTTGGGTAAAAGGAGATAGTATTTTAATGTCTATCGGACAGGGATATGATTTGGTGACTCCTTTACAAATTGCGAAGGCATATTCTATTATTGCAAATAAAGGTTATGCTTACTCACCTCATTTAGTAAAATATTTAGAAGATGTAAAAACAAAAAAAAGAGAAAAAGTAGTTGGAAAAAGAATCGAAGTGAAGAGTGTACCAAAGGCACATTATGATATTATTAATGAGGCTTTGATTGCAACTGTTTCACAAGATAATGGAACAACAAGAATTTTACGAAATCCAAAGTATTTAGTAGCAGCAAAGAGTGGTTCTGCACAAAATTCACAATCGAAAACCACTCATGCTTGGGTAGCGGGATATTTCCCAGCCAATGACCCGGAAATTGTATTTACAGCCTTATTGACAGCAGCCGGAGGGGGAGGAGCTGTTGCAGGAGGAATGACGAAAAAATTTATGGATAAATATGATGAAATGAAGAATCCCCCACCAAAGGTAGAAAAAATGGAGGAAACAAATAATGAATAAATTAGAGGACGGAAAGGGTGGATTTGACAATATTAGAAAAGCATTAAAAAATATTAAAAGTGAAATAGATGAATTAAAATCACCCAAAAAGAAAAAAACAGAAAATATAAAAACAGAAATAAAGAAAAATAATCAAAAAACAACAAAGAAAGCGGTATCTTCTAAAAAGGAAGACAAGATGTTTGTAATTCCTTTGGGAGGATTAGAGGAAGTTGGGAAAAATATGACAGTGTTACAATATAAAGATGAGATTATTGTAGTCGATGTCGGAGCTATTTTCCCGGATGAAAGTTTACCGGGAGTTGATTTGGTAATTCCTGATTTCACTTTCTTAGAAAATAATAAAGAGAAAATTAAAGGAGTGTTTATCACCCATGCTCATGAGGATCATATAGGAGCGATTCCTTATTTATATGAAAAAATTGGAAAAGATATTCCAATATATGGTGGAAAACTAACAATGGCTTTTGTCAAATCTAAATTTGACAATGTTGGTCTTTCTAAAAAATTGCCAAAGATGAAAGAAGTAACTGGAAGAACAAAGGTAAAAGTAGGAAAATACTTTACGGTAGAATTTGTGAAAGTAACACACTCTATTACAGATTCTTATTCCGTTTCTATCAAGACACCCGCAGGTCATGTTTTTCATACCGGAGATTTTAAAATTGATTTAACTCCTGTGGATGGAGATGGAGTTGATTTTGCAAGGTTAGCAGAATTGGGAGATGAGGGAGTTGATTTATTATTATCTGATTCAACCAATTCTGAGGTAGAAGGATTCACTCCATCAGAAAAAAGTGTTGGAGAAGCATTTAAACAAGAGTTTATGAAAGCAAAAGGAAGAATTATTATCGCAGTGTTTGCTTCTCATATTCATAGAATACAACAAATCATTGATATTGCAGTAAAAAATCATCGAAAAATTGCAATTGATGGAAGAAGCTTAGTAAAAGTATTTGAGATTGCACCTTCTGTGGGATGTTTAAATATTCCCGAGGGAGCTTTGGTTTCTTTAGCAGAGGTCGATAAATTAAAAGATCACAAAGTTGTGATTTTGTGTACGGGAACCCAAGGAGAACCTATGGCGGCTCTTTCTAGAATTGCTAAAAATATGCATAAACATATTAAAGTGAAAGAAGGAGATACAGTTATTATATCTGCAACACCAATTCCGGGAAATGAAAAAGCAGCATCTAGCAATATCAATAATCTATTACGATTTGATGCAGAAGTTGTTTTTAAAAAAATTGCAGGAATTCATGTATCTGGTCATGGAAGCAAAGAAGAACAAAAACTGATGTTAAATTTAATAAAACCAAAACATTTTATGCCGGTTCATGGAGAATTAAGAATGTTAAAAGCCCATATGAAAACAGCGATGGAAACTGGA encodes:
- the mrdA gene encoding penicillin-binding protein 2, giving the protein MRRKKSDFFLGVENNSRGKIYLGVIVLFFFILLVRMFYLQVLQGKEYRYLSEKNQFKLKKITSPRGQIFDSTGKLIVTNGVGYRLVYLRERNNEEEYVNAIADLTGYEKEYILKRIKYGEIFPYTRENVLIEDLEEEKAYKLMEKIVDYPYLEVQAYSKRKYLYDSVAAHSIGYVKKISKKEYELLKEQGYTPRDVVGKEGLEKQYDRELKGEDGYEYIEVNAFNKIQRQMESKEPIPGKNLYLSLNMELQQYMEEQYREEGRAGAFIALDAKTGEIITLVSYPTFSLNMFSSQISQTVWNEIMNDKRRPLGNKAVAGEYPPGSVFKVISALAFLESGIDPKQKYLDANGYYQIGKWKWRAWKRGGHGLVDMKKSLVESANPYYYRLADQVGYKPIAEMAKRFGLGSLTGVDIPGEKMGAIPTPEWKKKKIKASWVKGDSILMSIGQGYDLVTPLQIAKAYSIIANKGYAYSPHLVKYLEDVKTKKREKVVGKRIEVKSVPKAHYDIINEALIATVSQDNGTTRILRNPKYLVAAKSGSAQNSQSKTTHAWVAGYFPANDPEIVFTALLTAAGGGGAVAGGMTKKFMDKYDEMKNPPPKVEKMEETNNE
- a CDS encoding LytR C-terminal domain-containing protein, translated to MNMRKVYNGVILVLIAILVILLYFNFRGNQISLSEHDRMLFIGKKNLVAVYEDKLAVDIPFEIHTNKEMTFGDLVKKKEYEEVLRKVNDILPEKIEKYAVVKYGEIDYKVKNAKKLPETTIDESRYALASSIYSMFDELYREANTADVLNQNIIVDVLNANGRGGYARKTGELLTQNLSMKYNAANYEKNQEESYIILNDISMDKARDIVMTLPEKYFKIQAKPVVPTLANVVIVLGKEQNLPFAISIEGSEANIKKAAANLKKAGYKTIKTSTKSGNEKSFIEYRKEDYFIAYKIAKMLDIQDMVEKDSLSDKVDIHLQ
- a CDS encoding ribonuclease J, giving the protein MNKLEDGKGGFDNIRKALKNIKSEIDELKSPKKKKTENIKTEIKKNNQKTTKKAVSSKKEDKMFVIPLGGLEEVGKNMTVLQYKDEIIVVDVGAIFPDESLPGVDLVIPDFTFLENNKEKIKGVFITHAHEDHIGAIPYLYEKIGKDIPIYGGKLTMAFVKSKFDNVGLSKKLPKMKEVTGRTKVKVGKYFTVEFVKVTHSITDSYSVSIKTPAGHVFHTGDFKIDLTPVDGDGVDFARLAELGDEGVDLLLSDSTNSEVEGFTPSEKSVGEAFKQEFMKAKGRIIIAVFASHIHRIQQIIDIAVKNHRKIAIDGRSLVKVFEIAPSVGCLNIPEGALVSLAEVDKLKDHKVVILCTGTQGEPMAALSRIAKNMHKHIKVKEGDTVIISATPIPGNEKAASSNINNLLRFDAEVVFKKIAGIHVSGHGSKEEQKLMLNLIKPKHFMPVHGELRMLKAHMKTAMETGVSKNDILITQNGNKVEVTKNYVKINGKVTAGETLVDGLGIGDIGSAVIKDRQQLSQDGIVVVAYTIERKTGKIIAGPEIATRGFVYMKDAEELIKEASDLLETKIPFSEKYLPKEWGLLKNNVKDCAAKFFYNKTKRNPMILPIITEI